One segment of Panicum virgatum strain AP13 chromosome 3K, P.virgatum_v5, whole genome shotgun sequence DNA contains the following:
- the LOC120696793 gene encoding fibrous sheath CABYR-binding protein-like, producing MDMDLDLAVQVACPPAPGEDFAFATSETGAAFLVLAHLPGYAKDEVEVRVGAGGAEVAVACARKDAFAVEAAAGRVRVAHRQVVAGFRRVFGVPPGVDVGRISVGFEEDDGLLVVIMPKLRPDGGGDEEARLDVECSGGECESSSGEGSESDDVGVEMELELGDEASSLELEHEDWVDVESEEDEPEPPPPPRDVPVVTEVPVVTDVAVETSVEVEEDRDVPVETSVEVEEDRDVPVETPVEVEGDRDVPVETAVEVEGEPRVVDIECDVVFEPEEPEPLVETPIEVLGPPHREPEPPADVPNPPVDIPCDVESKPEPAVVQEPEESKPPAEEPVQEPPAEEPVEEPPPQADPPAEEPVQEPPAEEPAQEPPAEEPVEEPPPQAEPPAVQEPPAEEPVQEPPAEEPAVEETPAQEPVQEPPVEEPPKESSPPAVSPPGSGSGSEDGSSDGDEPGGAGDGRRRRGGRGGRRPRRGRRRGLRLGMVVAPALILLGLAVAAARRRRRQQQQRG from the exons ATGGACATGGACCTCGACCTCGCCGTGCAAGTCGCCTGTCCGCCCGCGCCCGGCGAGGACTTCGCCTTCGCCACCTCCGAGACCGGCGCCGCCTTCCTCGTCCTCGCCCACCTCCCTG GCTACGCCAAGGATGAGGTCGAGGTCCGcgtcggcgcgggcggcgcggaggtcGCCGTCGCGTGCGCCAGGAAGGATGCGttcgcggtggaggcggcggcggggagggtgcGGGTCGCGCACCGGCAGGTGGTGGCCGGGTTCCGCCGCGTGTTCGGCGTGCCGCCGGGCGTGGACGTGGGCCGGATCTCCGTCGGCTTCGAGGAGGACGACGGGCTGCTAGTCGTCATCATGCCCAAGCTGCggccggacggcggcggggacgaggaGGCGCGGCTCGACGTCGAGTGCTCCGGCGGCGAGTGCGAGTCGTCGTCCGGCGAAGGAAGCGAGAGCGACGACGTCGGCGTCGAGATGGAGCTGGAGCTCGGCGACGAGGCGTCCAGCCTCGAGCTGGAGCATGAGGATTGGGTCGACGTCgagtcggaggaggacgagcccgagccgccgccgccgccgcgcgacgTGCCCGTGGTTACGGAGGTGCCGGTGGTCACGGACGTGGCGGTGGAGACGTccgtggaggtggaggaggaccgCGACGTGCCCGTGGAGACGTccgtggaggtggaggaggatcGCGACGTGCCCGTGGAGACGCcggtggaggtggagggggaCCGCGACGTGCCCGTGGAGACGGCGGTGGAGGTCGAGGGCGAGCCGCGGGTGGTCGACATCGAGTGCGACGTCGTGTTCGAGccggaggagccggagccgctGGTGGAGACGCCGATCGAGGTGCTCGGGCCGCCGCACCGCGAGCCCGAGCCGCCGGCCGACGTGCCGAACCCGCCGGTGGACATCCCGTGCGACGTGGAGTCCAAGCCCGAGCCGGCCGTCGTGCAGGAACCCGAGGAATCAAAGCCACCGGCCGAAGAACCAGTGCAGGAGCCGCCCGCGGAAGAACCAGTGGAAGAGCCGCCGCCACAGGCTGATCCGCCCGCCGAAGAACCCGTGCAAGAGCCGCCGGCCGAAGAACCAGCGCAGGAGCCGCCTGCGGAAGAACCGGTGGAAGAGCCGCCGCCACAGGCTGAGCCGCCCGCCGTGCAAGAGCCGCCGGCCGAAGAACCGGTTCAAGAGCCGCCAGCCGAGGAACCCGCAGTGGAGGAGACGCCGGCCCAAGAACCGGTGCAAGAGCCGCCGGTCGAGGAGCCACCAAAAGAATCGAGCCCACCTGCAGTGTCTCCGCCAGGCAGCGGCTCTGGCAGCGAGGATGGCAGTTCTGACGGGGACGAGCCGGGAGGTGCTGGCGACggcaggaggaggcgcggcgggagaggagggcgacggccgcggcgaggcaggCGCCGCGGGCTCCGGCTGGGCATGGTGGTCGCCCCCGCGCTGATCCTGCTCGGGCTcgcggtggccgcggcgaggcggcggcggcggcagcagcagcagcgcgggtGA
- the LOC120700348 gene encoding citrate-binding protein-like, with translation MAFAAALYHPYADPILGFAAIELTEDRFKLHKPYDLPPEQRYEFRDGVRRMWVFCDDKLLSPGSPTKPRSEILLNARYTAGVWQFEGYGYVPAGTSGVAVMQVFGACASGRNTTLMLHVYGGRLMYYHDEARVVDGDIYDRWFRLNVVHDVDAGMLTVFIDGEERLAVAGHGGYRHYFKFGVYTQTDPSHYMESRWRDVKVYTKI, from the exons ATGGCTTTTGCTGCC gccctttaccacccctacgccGACCCGATCCTCGGCTTCGCCGCCATCGAGCTCACCGAGGACCGGTTCAAGCTGCACAAGCCGTACGACCTGCCGCCGGAGCAGCGGTACGAGTTCCGCGACGGCGTGCGGCGGATGTGGGTGTTCTGCGACGACAAGCTCCTCAGCCCCGGGAGCCCCACCAAGCCGCGCTCCGAGATCCTCCTAAAT GCGAGGTACACAGCCGGGGTGTGGCAGTTCGAGGGCTACGGCTACGTGCCGGCAGGCACGTCGGGGGTGGCGGTGATGCAGGTGTTCGGCGCATGCGCATCGGGGCGCAACACGACGCTGATGCTGCACGTCTATGGCGGCCGGCTCATGTACTACCACGACGAGGCGcgggtcgtcgacggcgacaTCTACGACCGGTGGTTCCGGCTGAACGTTGTCCACGACGTCGACGCCGGGATGCTCACGGTGTTCATCGACGGAGAGGAGAGGCTCGCCGTCGCAGGCCACGGCGGTTACCGGCACTACTTCAAGTTCGGGGTGTACACGCAGACGGACCCCTCGCACTACATGGAGTCGCGGTGGAGGGATGTCAAGGTATACACCAAGATTTGA